A region from the Halobacillus mangrovi genome encodes:
- the rplK gene encoding 50S ribosomal protein L11, with product MAKKVINVVKLQIPAGKANPAPPVGPALGQAGINIMGFCKEFNARTQEQAGTIIPVEITVYEDRSFTFVTKTPPAAVLLKKAAGIESGSGEPNRNKVASVKRDQVREIAETKMPDLNAADVEAAMRMVEGTARSMGITIED from the coding sequence GTGGCTAAAAAAGTTATTAATGTTGTAAAGCTTCAAATTCCTGCAGGTAAAGCGAACCCAGCACCGCCAGTAGGACCAGCACTAGGTCAAGCGGGTATTAACATCATGGGTTTCTGTAAGGAGTTTAACGCTCGTACTCAGGAACAAGCGGGTACGATTATCCCAGTTGAAATTACGGTATATGAAGACCGTTCCTTTACATTCGTTACGAAAACTCCACCTGCTGCTGTTCTTCTTAAGAAAGCGGCTGGTATTGAATCAGGTTCTGGTGAGCCAAACCGTAACAAAGTCGCTTCTGTAAAACGCGACCAAGTACGCGAAATCGCAGAAACGAAAATGCCTGATTTGAATGCTGCTGACGTTGAAGCTGCAATGCGCATGGTAGAAGGTACTGCGCGCAGTATGGGAATCACAATCGAAGATTAA
- the nusG gene encoding transcription termination/antitermination protein NusG — MEKRWYVVHTYSGYENKVKTNLEKRVESMGMEDKIFRVLVPEDEEAEIKNGKRKIAKKKVFPGYVLAEMVMTDDSWYVVRNTPGVTGFVGSTGSGSKPIPLLPEEVDTVLKRMGMNEKPKTEVDFEVKESVKVTDGPFANFTGTIEYIDTDKQKVKVHVNMFGRETPVELDFSQIEKL, encoded by the coding sequence ATGGAAAAAAGATGGTATGTTGTTCACACCTATTCAGGTTATGAAAACAAAGTAAAGACCAACTTAGAAAAGCGTGTCGAGTCAATGGGAATGGAAGATAAAATTTTTCGTGTGCTAGTCCCTGAAGACGAAGAAGCGGAAATTAAGAATGGTAAAAGAAAAATAGCAAAGAAGAAAGTATTCCCGGGTTACGTTTTAGCTGAGATGGTCATGACGGATGATTCTTGGTATGTCGTACGGAATACGCCAGGTGTCACAGGGTTCGTTGGATCGACTGGCTCCGGCTCTAAACCAATCCCTCTCCTTCCTGAAGAAGTGGACACTGTTCTCAAACGTATGGGTATGAACGAAAAACCGAAAACAGAGGTTGACTTTGAGGTGAAGGAAAGTGTTAAAGTAACGGACGGACCTTTCGCAAACTTTACTGGAACGATCGAGTATATTGATACGGATAAACAGAAAGTAAAAGTCCACGTCAACATGTTCGGCCGTGAAACGCCGGTAGAGTTAGACTTCTCCCAAATCGAAAAATTATAG
- the secE gene encoding preprotein translocase subunit SecE: protein MFKFFKNVAREMRKVSWPKGRELTRYTITVLATVAFVAVFFAVVDLGISQVLELIAKE, encoded by the coding sequence ATGTTTAAGTTCTTTAAGAACGTAGCTAGAGAAATGCGCAAGGTCAGCTGGCCAAAAGGTCGTGAACTTACTCGTTATACGATTACCGTTTTAGCTACAGTAGCTTTCGTTGCCGTTTTCTTTGCCGTTGTTGATCTTGGGATATCCCAGGTACTTGAACTCATTGCTAAAGAATAG
- the rpmG gene encoding 50S ribosomal protein L33 — MRKKVVLACTECSSRNYSSYKNQSSQSERLEVRKFCKRCGKHTLHRETK, encoded by the coding sequence ATGCGAAAAAAAGTAGTATTAGCTTGTACTGAATGCTCTAGTCGAAACTATAGTTCATATAAAAATCAATCGAGTCAATCCGAACGTCTAGAAGTTCGTAAGTTTTGCAAGAGGTGCGGGAAACACACCTTGCATCGCGAAACGAAATAG
- the sigH gene encoding RNA polymerase sporulation sigma factor SigH, producing the protein MSIIQTEMDINELDLSKLEDEAIIERINQGQVQALDYLINKYKNFVRAKARTYFLIGADREDIVQEGMIGLYKAIRDYQEGKLSSFKAFAELCVTRQIITAIKTATRQKHIPLNSYVSLDKPIYDEESDRTLLDVIAGSKAIDPQELIVNKEKFSDMEEKISELLSELEKKVLSLYLDGRSYQEISVELDRHVKSIDNALQRVKRKLEKYLEISEITL; encoded by the coding sequence GTGAGCATCATTCAAACGGAGATGGACATCAATGAGTTGGATCTTAGCAAGCTTGAGGATGAAGCGATTATCGAACGGATTAATCAAGGTCAGGTCCAAGCTCTCGATTATTTAATTAATAAGTACAAGAACTTTGTTCGCGCTAAAGCTCGGACTTACTTTCTTATTGGCGCAGACCGGGAAGATATTGTGCAGGAAGGTATGATTGGTCTTTATAAAGCTATCCGCGATTACCAGGAAGGAAAGCTGTCTTCTTTTAAAGCCTTTGCCGAACTATGCGTCACCCGTCAAATTATTACCGCAATCAAAACTGCCACCAGACAAAAGCACATCCCTTTAAATTCCTACGTTTCACTGGACAAGCCTATTTATGACGAAGAATCTGATCGGACATTGTTAGATGTGATCGCTGGCTCTAAAGCCATCGATCCACAAGAATTGATTGTTAACAAAGAAAAATTTTCTGACATGGAAGAAAAAATTTCAGAGTTGTTAAGCGAATTAGAGAAGAAAGTCCTCTCCCTATACTTGGACGGGCGTTCGTATCAGGAGATTTCAGTCGAGCTTGATCGTCACGTAAAATCCATAGATAATGCTTTGCAACGGGTAAAAAGAAAACTTGAGAAATACTTGGAGATTAGCGAAATCACTCTATAA
- a CDS encoding NYN domain-containing protein, which produces MIVLIVDGYNMIGAWPELKRLKEKDLGQARDLLIEMLAEYQSYTGDRIIVVFDAYHVRGLEKKHKNYKVDVIFTKENETADERIEKLAGELNDVRTQVYVATSDYAEQRTIFGQGAFRKSARELYIEIKNIENQIKKDVESHNQVQYQPKIPMNEEVRKLFEKWRRGDK; this is translated from the coding sequence ATGATTGTTCTAATCGTAGATGGGTACAACATGATCGGTGCTTGGCCGGAACTTAAGAGACTGAAGGAAAAAGATCTAGGCCAGGCCCGTGATCTTCTAATAGAAATGCTTGCGGAATATCAATCTTATACTGGCGATCGGATCATTGTCGTTTTTGATGCTTACCATGTTCGAGGCTTAGAAAAAAAACATAAAAATTACAAAGTTGATGTTATTTTTACAAAAGAAAACGAAACGGCAGATGAACGGATAGAAAAATTAGCGGGAGAATTGAATGATGTACGGACCCAGGTCTATGTGGCAACCTCGGATTATGCAGAGCAGCGGACGATCTTTGGACAAGGAGCATTCCGAAAATCTGCTAGAGAATTGTATATCGAGATTAAAAATATTGAAAACCAGATAAAAAAAGATGTTGAATCTCACAATCAAGTACAGTACCAGCCGAAAATACCGATGAACGAAGAAGTAAGAAAATTATTTGAAAAATGGCGGCGAGGAGATAAATAA
- the rlmB gene encoding 23S rRNA (guanosine(2251)-2'-O)-methyltransferase RlmB translates to MKGEWIIGKNPVQEALRSGRSINKVLVSDQLQHQASKKLEQLAKENGVIVQKVPKKKIDQLVEGNHQGVAASVAAYEYSDLEDLFAKAEEKGEAPFFIICDEIEDPHNLGSILRTADASGAHGVIIPKRRSVALTGTVAKTSTGAIEYIPVARVTNLARTIEELKERFVWVVGTDAKGTEDYRQLDGTMPIALVIGSEGKGMSRLTKEKCDWTVSLPMAGKVTSLNASVAASLLMYEVYRKRHPIGE, encoded by the coding sequence GTGAAGGGAGAATGGATTATCGGGAAAAATCCGGTCCAAGAAGCATTACGTTCAGGACGATCGATCAATAAAGTTCTTGTGTCCGATCAGTTGCAGCATCAAGCTTCAAAGAAGTTAGAACAGCTGGCTAAGGAAAATGGTGTCATTGTTCAAAAAGTTCCTAAGAAAAAAATCGACCAACTCGTCGAGGGCAACCATCAGGGTGTAGCGGCGTCGGTAGCCGCCTATGAGTATAGTGATCTTGAGGACCTTTTTGCTAAGGCTGAAGAAAAAGGGGAAGCTCCCTTCTTTATTATCTGTGATGAAATTGAAGACCCTCACAACCTTGGTTCAATTCTGCGTACAGCGGATGCCAGTGGTGCGCATGGAGTCATCATTCCTAAAAGGCGTTCAGTCGCTTTGACAGGAACAGTTGCAAAAACATCTACAGGGGCGATTGAATACATTCCTGTTGCACGAGTAACGAATCTTGCCCGCACGATTGAAGAGTTGAAGGAGCGTTTTGTCTGGGTCGTCGGGACAGATGCAAAAGGTACAGAAGATTATCGACAATTAGATGGTACGATGCCGATTGCTCTAGTAATTGGCAGTGAAGGAAAAGGCATGAGCCGTCTGACAAAAGAGAAGTGTGACTGGACAGTAAGTCTTCCGATGGCAGGAAAGGTCACCTCGTTAAATGCGTCGGTAGCAGCATCGCTATTGATGTATGAAGTATACAGAAAGCGCCATCCGATTGGTGAATAA
- a CDS encoding Mini-ribonuclease 3, translating into MENVKQMKSLALAYMGDAVYELYVRNHLLESGTVKPQHLHQAAVKFVSAVSQAEVVKHWQKEEQLTEEEEGVLRRGRNAKSGSVPKSTDVQTYRYSTAFEAVLGFLYLSGQTERLEELITEAIHFVEERSGEE; encoded by the coding sequence ATGGAAAATGTGAAACAGATGAAAAGTCTCGCCCTTGCTTACATGGGGGATGCGGTTTATGAACTTTACGTACGGAACCATCTGCTGGAGTCGGGTACAGTAAAACCTCAGCATCTCCACCAAGCAGCTGTGAAGTTTGTCTCTGCAGTTTCACAGGCAGAGGTCGTAAAGCATTGGCAGAAAGAAGAGCAATTGACAGAGGAAGAAGAAGGGGTGCTCAGACGTGGCCGCAATGCCAAGTCTGGGTCTGTCCCTAAAAGTACAGATGTACAAACCTATCGCTATTCAACAGCTTTTGAAGCGGTTTTAGGATTTTTATATCTATCTGGTCAAACGGAACGACTGGAAGAACTGATTACTGAAGCCATCCATTTTGTTGAAGAAAGGAGTGGAGAAGAGTGA